One segment of Aquimarina sp. BL5 DNA contains the following:
- a CDS encoding BlaI/MecI/CopY family transcriptional regulator: MEKLTNKEEEIMQVLWKLEKAFAKEVQAELNNTAHYNTVSTIIRNLEDKGYIGHKAYGKTHQYYPIITKEAYRNNFVSKAMTQYFNNSYKNMVSFFAKEEKITAKELREILDVIEQKK, from the coding sequence ATGGAAAAATTGACTAATAAGGAAGAAGAAATCATGCAAGTTTTATGGAAACTAGAAAAAGCATTTGCAAAAGAAGTACAGGCCGAACTAAATAACACGGCACATTACAATACTGTATCTACGATCATCAGAAATTTAGAAGACAAAGGTTATATAGGACACAAGGCATATGGAAAAACCCATCAGTACTATCCTATCATTACTAAAGAAGCGTATCGAAATAATTTTGTAAGCAAAGCGATGACACAATATTTTAATAATTCTTATAAAAACATGGTCTCATTTTTCGCCAAAGAAGAAAAAATTACAGCAAAAGAATTACGAGAAATTTTAGATGTAATCGAACAAAAAAAATAA
- a CDS encoding glutamine synthetase beta-grasp domain-containing protein, with translation MSKAKLEYIWLDGYKPTANLRSKTKVEDDFSGKLEDCPVWSFDGSSTRQAEGGSSDCLLKPVAIYPDPTRRNGYLVMTEVLNADGTPHESNARATIDDDGDFWFGFEQEYFIMDRNTQLPLGFPVGGYPGPQGMYYCSVGGRNTHGRDFVEEHADLCIDAGLNFEGINQEVASGQWEFQLFSKGAKKAGDEIWVARYLLDRLTEKYGYYIEYHPKPVKGDWNGSGMHANFSNEILRTCGSKEVYETICEAFRPVTKEHIAVYGEFNDQRLTGEHETQSINEFSYGVSDRGASIRIPIITVENGWKGWLEDRRPASNGDPYKIAARIVKTVKTADVSAVTA, from the coding sequence ATGAGTAAAGCTAAATTAGAATACATTTGGTTAGATGGTTATAAGCCAACTGCTAATCTAAGAAGTAAAACAAAAGTTGAGGATGATTTTAGTGGAAAGCTTGAAGATTGTCCTGTATGGTCTTTTGACGGTAGTTCTACAAGACAAGCAGAAGGAGGTTCTTCTGATTGTTTATTAAAACCAGTAGCTATTTATCCTGATCCGACAAGAAGAAATGGGTACTTAGTAATGACAGAAGTTCTAAATGCTGATGGAACTCCGCACGAATCTAATGCAAGAGCAACAATAGACGATGATGGTGATTTCTGGTTTGGTTTCGAGCAAGAATACTTTATTATGGATAGAAATACACAACTACCTTTAGGTTTCCCTGTTGGTGGTTATCCTGGACCACAAGGGATGTATTACTGTTCTGTTGGTGGAAGAAACACTCATGGTAGAGATTTCGTAGAAGAACACGCAGATCTATGTATCGATGCTGGACTTAACTTCGAAGGAATCAATCAGGAAGTTGCAAGTGGTCAATGGGAATTCCAATTATTTTCTAAAGGTGCTAAAAAAGCAGGTGATGAAATATGGGTTGCTAGATATTTACTAGATAGACTTACTGAAAAATATGGATACTATATTGAATATCACCCTAAGCCAGTAAAAGGTGACTGGAATGGTTCTGGTATGCACGCGAATTTCTCTAACGAAATATTAAGAACTTGCGGATCTAAAGAAGTTTACGAAACTATTTGTGAAGCATTCAGACCTGTTACTAAAGAACATATCGCTGTTTATGGTGAATTTAATGACCAACGATTAACAGGAGAACACGAAACACAATCTATTAATGAATTCTCTTATGGAGTATCAGATAGAGGTGCTTCTATAAGAATACCAATTATCACTGTAGAAAACGGATGGAAAGGATGGTTAGAAGATCGTCGTCCTGCATCTAATGGTGATCCTTATAAAATTGCAGCTAGAATCGTAAAAACTGTAAAAACTGCAGATGTTTCAGCAGTTACTGCATAA
- a CDS encoding calcium/sodium antiporter — protein sequence MIQSIVFVIIGFVLLVVGGEYLVRSSVALSFRLKLSKMVIGLTVVSFATSAPELLVSLQAALGGSADLSLSNIIGSNVANIGLVLGITALIGPLAIDKDFYKFNWPVMMLLSLALYFFLDNDGVLTRTEGGALLISLFIYMFLLIKRARRHADKMIEEVDDALEKVSNFKMILWLLIGGVALYFGSELLVEGAKDIATRMGVSEAVIGLTMVAIGTSVPELAASVIAALKQEKAISLGNLIGSNIFNIASVLGVTSLIQPIAVTDPRLMNIDIFWMLGFALILLPLAFIPKKMILGRLKGFLIFAGYCVFIALVFIK from the coding sequence ATGATACAGAGCATAGTTTTTGTAATAATCGGGTTTGTACTCTTAGTAGTTGGAGGAGAGTATTTAGTGCGTTCTTCAGTAGCCTTATCTTTTAGATTAAAGCTATCAAAAATGGTTATTGGTCTTACCGTTGTGTCATTTGCTACCTCTGCACCAGAGTTATTGGTGAGTTTACAGGCAGCTTTAGGTGGGTCTGCAGATCTTTCTCTTAGTAATATTATAGGTTCTAATGTAGCGAATATCGGATTGGTTTTAGGGATAACGGCGCTTATTGGGCCTTTAGCTATAGACAAGGATTTTTATAAATTTAATTGGCCTGTAATGATGCTACTATCTTTGGCATTGTATTTCTTTTTGGATAACGATGGTGTATTAACCAGAACCGAAGGTGGTGCGCTATTAATTTCTTTGTTTATTTATATGTTCTTATTAATTAAACGAGCAAGAAGACATGCTGATAAAATGATCGAAGAAGTAGATGACGCGTTAGAAAAGGTTTCTAATTTTAAGATGATTCTTTGGTTATTGATAGGAGGGGTGGCACTGTATTTCGGTTCAGAATTGTTGGTAGAAGGAGCAAAGGACATAGCAACTAGAATGGGAGTAAGTGAAGCTGTAATTGGACTTACTATGGTTGCAATAGGAACTAGTGTTCCAGAATTAGCAGCCTCCGTAATTGCTGCATTAAAACAAGAAAAAGCAATTTCTTTGGGTAATCTTATCGGTTCTAATATTTTTAATATAGCATCTGTTCTTGGTGTTACTTCGTTGATTCAACCAATAGCGGTTACCGATCCAAGATTAATGAATATCGATATCTTTTGGATGCTTGGATTTGCATTGATTCTATTACCTCTAGCTTTTATTCCAAAAAAAATGATTTTAGGTAGACTAAAGGGGTTTTTGATTTTTGCTGGATATTGTGTGTTTATAGCTTTAGTATTTATAAAGTAA
- a CDS encoding glutamine synthetase III, giving the protein MSTLRFQALKETLNRSSVIVTETERRSVLFGENVFNQATMLQYLTKDAYNSVMDAIDHGAKIDRRIADQIASSMKEWSLSKGVTHYTHWFQPLTGATAEKHDAFFETIGNGQGIEKFGGGQLVQQEPDASSFPHGGIRNTFEARGYTAWDPTSPAFIYGTTLCIPTVFVAYTGEALDYKTPLLRALQAVDTAATAIAKYFDKNVKKVNASLGWEQEYFLIDRALVESRPDLVMTGRTLLGHSSAKGQQLDDHYFGSIPNRALAFMMDLEVECMLLGIPVKTRHNEVAPNQFELAPIYEETNLAVDHNSLLMDIMEKVASRHNLKVLLHEKPFAGVNGSGKHNNWSLSTNTGVNLLGPGKTPMSNLQFLTFFINTIKAINEHEELMRAGIASASNDHRLGANEAPPAIMSVFIGEQLTSVLKELEGVTDGKLSPKEKTDLKLNVVGKIPEILLDNTDRNRTSPFAFTGNKFEFRAVGSKANCANPMTILNTIVAKQLVEFKKEVDKLIDKKNLKKDEAIFNVLREYIKKSKDILFEGNGYGEEWEKEAKKRGLSNNKTTPEALKAKISKKTLDLFEEMGVMNKIEAEARYEIEIEEYVMRIQIEGRVLGDIARNHIIPTAIKYQNMLISNVSGLKNLYEKDFKKYAKEQMEIIEEISEHIGKINTKVNEMTAERRKANKLEAAEKKAADYCNKVKPLFDEIRYSCDKLELLIDDELWPLTKYRELLFTR; this is encoded by the coding sequence ATGTCAACACTTAGATTCCAAGCATTAAAAGAAACCTTAAATCGTAGTTCTGTGATAGTTACAGAGACCGAACGTCGATCTGTATTGTTTGGCGAAAATGTATTTAATCAAGCTACCATGCTTCAGTATTTGACTAAAGACGCATACAACAGTGTAATGGATGCGATTGATCACGGTGCTAAGATTGATCGAAGGATCGCTGATCAAATTGCGTCGTCTATGAAGGAATGGTCATTGTCTAAGGGAGTTACACATTATACACATTGGTTTCAGCCACTTACTGGTGCTACTGCAGAAAAACACGATGCTTTTTTCGAAACGATAGGTAATGGGCAAGGTATAGAAAAGTTTGGTGGAGGGCAACTAGTGCAGCAGGAACCAGATGCTTCTTCTTTTCCTCACGGTGGTATTCGAAATACATTTGAAGCCAGAGGTTATACTGCTTGGGATCCTACTTCTCCCGCATTTATTTATGGAACAACTTTGTGTATACCTACGGTTTTTGTGGCATATACTGGTGAGGCACTAGACTATAAAACGCCATTACTCAGAGCATTGCAAGCCGTGGATACTGCTGCAACAGCAATTGCTAAGTATTTTGATAAAAACGTGAAAAAAGTAAATGCTTCACTTGGTTGGGAACAAGAGTATTTTTTGATTGATAGAGCGCTTGTAGAATCTCGACCAGATCTTGTAATGACAGGAAGAACTTTGCTAGGGCATTCTTCAGCAAAAGGTCAGCAGCTGGATGATCATTATTTTGGGAGTATTCCAAATAGAGCTTTGGCTTTTATGATGGATTTAGAGGTAGAGTGTATGTTGCTGGGAATTCCTGTAAAAACTCGTCATAATGAAGTGGCTCCGAATCAATTTGAGTTAGCTCCGATTTATGAGGAAACAAACTTAGCAGTGGATCATAATTCCTTATTAATGGATATCATGGAAAAGGTGGCATCCAGACATAATCTAAAAGTTTTGTTACATGAAAAACCATTTGCAGGAGTAAATGGATCTGGTAAGCATAATAATTGGTCGTTAAGTACCAATACAGGTGTAAATTTATTGGGACCGGGTAAAACACCGATGAGTAATCTCCAGTTTTTAACCTTTTTTATTAATACAATTAAAGCGATTAATGAGCACGAAGAGTTAATGAGAGCTGGAATTGCTTCTGCAAGTAATGATCATCGTCTTGGAGCTAATGAAGCGCCTCCGGCTATTATGTCTGTGTTTATTGGAGAACAACTTACGTCGGTCCTCAAAGAATTAGAAGGAGTAACGGATGGTAAATTATCTCCAAAAGAAAAAACGGATCTAAAACTTAATGTGGTAGGTAAAATTCCTGAGATTTTATTAGATAATACAGATCGTAATAGAACATCTCCTTTTGCTTTTACAGGAAATAAGTTCGAATTTAGAGCTGTTGGCTCTAAGGCCAATTGTGCGAATCCAATGACGATCTTAAATACTATAGTGGCAAAACAGCTTGTGGAATTTAAAAAAGAAGTTGACAAGCTAATTGATAAGAAAAATTTAAAGAAAGACGAGGCTATTTTTAATGTATTAAGAGAGTATATTAAGAAATCTAAGGATATTCTGTTTGAGGGTAATGGGTATGGAGAAGAATGGGAGAAGGAAGCAAAAAAACGTGGTTTAAGTAATAATAAGACAACACCAGAGGCATTAAAAGCAAAGATTTCTAAAAAGACATTAGATCTTTTTGAAGAAATGGGAGTAATGAACAAGATTGAAGCCGAAGCCCGTTATGAAATAGAAATTGAAGAATATGTAATGCGTATTCAAATAGAAGGCCGAGTATTAGGAGATATTGCCAGGAATCATATTATACCAACTGCTATTAAGTACCAGAATATGCTGATTAGTAATGTTTCAGGATTGAAAAATCTATATGAAAAGGATTTTAAGAAATATGCAAAAGAACAAATGGAGATTATTGAAGAGATTTCTGAACATATAGGTAAAATAAATACGAAAGTGAATGAAATGACGGCAGAACGCAGAAAGGCTAATAAATTAGAAGCTGCTGAAAAAAAAGCTGCTGATTATTGTAATAAGGTGAAACCTTTGTTTGATGAAATTAGATATAGTTGTGATAAATTAGAGCTATTGATCGATGATGAATTATGGCCTTTGACTAAATATAGAGAGCTTCTTTTTACAAGATAG
- a CDS encoding CsgE family curli-type amyloid fiber assembly protein, which produces MNFKLIILFLLVFQFSNGQFTNTQVIAKIKTERIDDIVSVSAEAVNSTEVYKSLKYTFSIFRTDSNNKVTKNDQEGRFTLEANEQKNLATTSIGIDESDKIVILLLVYEEETIVGKDRIAFNEEANKKKKEEESTEDDGIELKGIVIEETKTKPGKDFYEFFYNSYTLNRINGSKIVGVYEKLSFGRSTIIQVKIEDKVIHEFLGKPDIEYLEQMSKVAIRRVYKYFKDLKKQKRDIFQY; this is translated from the coding sequence ATGAATTTTAAACTGATCATATTATTTCTTTTAGTGTTTCAATTTTCAAATGGTCAGTTTACAAATACACAGGTTATTGCTAAAATTAAAACCGAGAGAATTGATGATATAGTTTCTGTTAGTGCAGAAGCTGTAAATTCTACGGAGGTTTATAAAAGTTTAAAATATACATTTTCAATTTTCAGAACTGATTCGAATAATAAGGTTACAAAAAACGATCAAGAAGGTAGATTTACATTAGAAGCTAACGAACAGAAAAACCTCGCTACAACATCTATTGGAATCGATGAAAGTGATAAGATTGTAATCCTTTTATTGGTTTATGAAGAAGAAACGATTGTAGGTAAAGATCGTATCGCTTTTAATGAAGAAGCTAATAAAAAGAAAAAAGAAGAAGAATCTACTGAAGATGATGGTATAGAATTAAAGGGTATTGTTATCGAAGAAACCAAGACAAAACCGGGAAAGGATTTTTATGAATTCTTTTATAACTCATATACATTAAACAGAATAAATGGTTCTAAAATAGTAGGAGTTTATGAAAAACTTAGTTTTGGTAGAAGTACTATTATTCAGGTTAAAATAGAAGATAAAGTCATTCACGAATTTCTGGGGAAACCAGATATAGAGTATCTAGAGCAAATGTCTAAAGTTGCAATACGTAGAGTGTATAAATATTTTAAAGATCTAAAGAAACAAAAGAGAGATATTTTTCAGTATTAA